cttctcctaaagtcaaagtgcagaagatgcagagactctaggtgtaatgtCAACGCCCCCGTTGCGCCTAGAGgcccattttcatatattaaaatttcattttctcggcaatgtgggcacatataaacatgggaccaacacagaagccttcagctgccaagtgcacatgtaacaggtcagccaggttcataggtacaaatctgctgacagatgccctttaagactgaCCCTTGGTGGAAAACCGCTTCCAGTGTGCATagataacaaaataaaatactaaATGCCCTTCCATTTCACTGTTTATATATTTGCCTATGAAATGTGTGAAAAGAGACAGATGTGAAAACTAGTTGCAAGTGGCAGCTAGAACAGTGTTACACACCTCGTCCCCTGCTTTCTCATTCAGGTCAGGGTCATACAAAGAGCCCAATGGATTCGCTTTAGGCTCCAGGTAGCAAAGAGACAGAGCAAGAGGAAGGGAAAGGACCAATGAAAATGGGACAGACCGAGAGGCTGAAAGGAGCAGCACGAAGATGAGGACAAGAGATGGGATGAAGGAAGGAGAGCTAAGACAAACATAGCGCTGTAGACTTGATGGCAGAAAAGACACACAAACGTCTGGGAGACTGGGGAAACTAATGTACCCATCCTCATCCAGCAGGGAAGGGAACTTAAAAGGGAACAttttgcaagagctgaaggaaaAAAAGCCACATTCCACTGTCTTGTACTTTAAAGACAGGTGGCCATTGCACACTGGTATAGGGGAAAAATGGCTGCCTGCATCAGTGGTAGACTCCAGAAATTTTGTAAGCAAGTCATTGTGGATTGGTGCCACTTCCTTGGTAGTACACCCTCTGAAATGTATGCCATCACCACTAGAGGATATTGCATGGGGTTCCTCCGCTGCATCGTCATCTGACATATCTGAAGGGAAGTCCATCTCAGGGATGGATGGTAGGTTTGCTGAAATGGTATGACTGCAGTGAATGGGTGACTGTGATGATGGGGGACTGAGCTACTCCAACAACACCAGCAGAAGCAGGTGAATATGGTGTGTATAAAAATGCAGTATTGTAGAAAAGAAAGAGTGAGAATGTGTATGCAATAGGgacagagaaagaaaaaagatAGAAAAAATGTTAGTAACAAAGAAGTACACAACCGTGCAATCAGAAAACAGTCAGTACAGTGTAAAGGGAAATCTGTATATACAGGCCACAGTCTATACTGGTGTGGCAGTAATCCTGTAGTATTAAACACAATACAGCACCCCAAAGAACACACTTAGCAATGGCCCTTGTATGCATGGGCTGGAGACAATAACTTGCATTACTTTTATTATCTTAATATACACTAAGCATGCAAAAGCCAAAAAATAGCATAAAACCAGGATCACAACACATTGATGCAGGCAGGACGAAAGCGAGGGGTGTCAAATTCAGATTTGGAGCAGATGTAGCTGCTTTTTAGCAATTTAGCATCGTTATGTTTcgttaaaaaaatatgtattaagcTGCATATATATTAAGGAGAGATGCTAAACTAATTGGGACATGATCATGTAGGCAGGGCAGGATCGGGAAATCTATAGGCATATACAACAGGCGTTCAAAAATGCTTTGAGGCAAGGCGGTAGCACTGTCACTTGCAGTAGAAATCTCCAACTGAATGTTCTGTGATATTTGTATGAACTCCGTTCAGTTACTGTGTATCTTAAATGAGTTATAGAAGTTATCGAAAAACTCAAGGAAACCCTAAATGGCCTCAAATAACAAAAGAATGGATACAGGttatactatatctccttatggagagcgcctaatcagcatgaggagtcttataggccaggcaatgctactCTAGAAATTTAGGAAGAGGGTATGCATATCAGCTCTTAGCTCTGCCATCAcgagatgtaaggtagctatcctataaggctacatgcacatgaccatatgtgttttgcggtccgcaaaaaaaaaaaaaaaaaaaaagaagatgacgtccgtatggcaattttttttttgtgtggatccattgtaacaatgcctatccttgtccgcaaaacggactagaataggacaggttatatttttttttcagggctacggaacagacatacggacccGGAAAGaaaacagtgtgctgtccacattttttgtggacccattgaatgggtccgcatcctatccgcaaaaaaaaaaacggaacgcagACTGACacaaaatacttttgtgtgcatgaggcctaagtcaatgttcaaccttttaaaaAGGCCTGGAGACGTGACTTGGACTGCCCCTTATTATTCaagttatgtctcaaggcctgtttaaaaggtcaaacaCTGACTTACAGGATAGCTACCTCTTAAAAGAATGGATACTCACTCATTttacctcctgcttcctcttgtcCTGAGCTCTGGTCCTCCAGCTGCAGCATGGACATCTCTGCTGATGCCAGTGATTATCTATCTGCAACAGTGGCCTGTGTGCACAGAATATCgccactgcagccaggaaaacaaaGAGCAGTGGCGAGGACCGGAAAGCAGCACATAAAGAAGCGGGGGAGAAATGGTGGGTAAATATTCTGCTATTTTAGGCCATTTACAGGAGTTGACTGAGTTTTTATGCAATTCGGAAAccgcctttaaagggattgtatgcttttgtaatattgatgacctatcctcaggataggtcatcaatatcagatcagcgagggCCTGACTGCCGGCACctccgcctatcagctgtttgaagagaaggcagcgcttgtatgagtgttgtgttctcttctctgtttacccGCTTGCCATCAcaactgcagcagtgagcaggtgtaattacaacttcaatgggacggc
The genomic region above belongs to Bufo gargarizans isolate SCDJY-AF-19 chromosome 4, ASM1485885v1, whole genome shotgun sequence and contains:
- the LOC122936180 gene encoding band 4.1-like protein 3, with the translated sequence MDFPSDMSDDDAAEEPHAISSSGDGIHFRGCTTKEVAPIHNDLLTKFLESTTDAGSHFSPIPVCNGHLSLKYKTVECGFFSFSSCKMFPFKFPSLLDEDGYISFPSLPDVCVSFLPSSLQRYVCLSSPSFIPSLVLIFVLLLSASRSVPFSLVLSLPLALSLCYLEPKANPLGSLYDPDLNEKAGDEVCNTVLAATCN